In Rhizobium sp. ARZ01, a genomic segment contains:
- a CDS encoding phosphatidate cytidylyltransferase: MSAELRLRIMSGVVLAAVVLAATWAGGMPFRLLSAAITLLVYYEWSTITRLPEVDFRGNAFGWAATAAACVMTVFGEAEMAFVTVSLAVIVALVHALTFKRSLWLLGGVAYAGLTVLSLAAIRADDATGLIAMLFVFAVVWSTDILAYFVGRAIGGPKLAPSISPGKTWSGALGGTVSAVIAGSALYLFFFPATDLWVPLIALVLSVCSQVGDLFESFIKRRFGVKDSSNLIPGHGGVMDRVDGLVFACFAAFLLGLAAVAGGQPVASTGAFLLGL, translated from the coding sequence ATGAGCGCGGAACTTCGTCTTCGCATCATGTCAGGCGTTGTGCTGGCCGCGGTCGTGCTTGCAGCGACCTGGGCGGGCGGTATGCCCTTCCGTCTGTTGTCTGCCGCGATCACCTTGCTCGTCTATTACGAGTGGTCGACCATCACCCGGCTGCCTGAAGTCGATTTTCGCGGCAATGCCTTCGGTTGGGCAGCAACGGCAGCGGCTTGCGTGATGACGGTCTTCGGCGAAGCCGAGATGGCGTTTGTCACAGTCAGCCTCGCCGTCATCGTTGCGCTTGTCCATGCCCTGACATTCAAGCGTAGTCTCTGGCTGCTCGGCGGCGTTGCCTATGCGGGACTAACAGTCCTTTCCCTTGCCGCGATCCGCGCTGACGACGCTACGGGTTTGATTGCCATGCTGTTCGTCTTCGCCGTTGTCTGGTCGACGGACATTCTGGCATATTTCGTCGGCAGGGCGATTGGGGGGCCCAAGCTGGCGCCGTCGATTTCGCCTGGCAAGACCTGGTCCGGGGCGCTCGGCGGTACGGTCTCCGCGGTTATCGCTGGCAGCGCGCTCTATCTTTTCTTCTTCCCGGCGACCGATCTCTGGGTGCCATTGATCGCTCTCGTCTTGTCGGTATGCAGCCAGGTCGGCGACCTGTTCGAATCCTTCATCAAGCGTCGTTTCGGCGTCAAGGACTCCAGTAACCTCATACCGGGGCACGGGGGTGTGATGGATCGGGTTGACGGTCTTGTTTTTGCCTGTTTCGCAGCGTTCCTGCTCGGATTGGCCGCCGTTGCGGGCGGACAGCCGGTCGCTTCGACGGGCGCATTTCTTCTCGGCCTTTGA
- a CDS encoding isoprenyl transferase encodes MTKHALKNIPNHVAIIMDGNGRWANVRGLPRSMGHRKGVEAVREAVRTAADAGISYLTLFAFSSENWSRPESEVSDLMGLLKAFIRRDLETLHKENVRIRVIGDRANLRSDILPLLLEAEERTRCNTAITLVIAFNYGSRDEIARAVRSIAGDVAAGLLHPADVTPERISARLDTADIPDPDLIIRTSGEERLSNFLLWQAAYAELMFIPDFWPDFSRTTFLDALENYAGRERRFGGVPAPTLAVGS; translated from the coding sequence ATGACCAAGCATGCTTTGAAGAACATTCCCAACCACGTTGCCATTATCATGGATGGCAACGGGCGCTGGGCCAATGTTCGCGGCCTGCCGCGCAGTATGGGCCATCGCAAGGGTGTCGAAGCCGTCCGCGAGGCCGTCCGCACGGCGGCCGACGCCGGCATCAGCTACTTGACGCTTTTCGCTTTCTCCTCTGAAAACTGGAGCCGGCCGGAGAGTGAAGTCAGCGATCTCATGGGGCTGTTGAAGGCCTTCATACGTCGCGATCTCGAGACGCTTCACAAAGAGAATGTGCGCATTCGCGTCATCGGTGATCGCGCGAACTTGCGCAGCGATATTCTTCCGCTGCTTCTGGAGGCGGAAGAGCGCACGCGTTGCAATACGGCGATTACGCTCGTGATCGCGTTCAACTACGGCTCACGCGACGAGATTGCGCGTGCCGTACGCTCGATTGCCGGCGACGTGGCAGCGGGGCTGCTGCATCCGGCGGATGTAACGCCGGAACGGATCAGCGCGCGCCTGGACACGGCTGACATCCCTGACCCCGATCTCATCATCCGAACAAGCGGCGAAGAGCGACTGTCGAATTTCCTGCTCTGGCAGGCAGCCTATGCGGAGCTCATGTTCATTCCTGATTTTTGGCCCGATTTCTCCCGTACCACCTTCCTCGATGCCCTGGAGAACTATGCAGGGCGCGAACGTCGGTTCGGTGGGGTGCCGGCGCCGACGCTGGCGGTAGGCTCCTGA
- the frr gene encoding ribosome recycling factor: MSEGVDLKELKRRMDGAISAFKHDIASLRTGRASANVLDPVTVEAYGSRMPLNQVANVTVPEPRMLAVSVWDKSMVNAVDRAIREANLGLNPIIDGQNLRIPLPELNEERRRSLVKLAHDYSEKGKVAIRHVRRDGMDDLKKAEKDGDIGQDISRSQSEKVQKMTDEMISEVDRLLAEKEKEIMQV, from the coding sequence ATGAGTGAAGGTGTTGACCTGAAGGAATTGAAGCGCCGCATGGATGGCGCCATTTCCGCATTCAAGCACGATATCGCTTCGCTGCGCACGGGCCGCGCCTCGGCCAATGTTCTTGATCCGGTGACAGTAGAAGCCTACGGTTCGCGCATGCCGCTCAACCAGGTTGCAAACGTCACGGTTCCCGAGCCGCGCATGCTCGCTGTATCGGTTTGGGACAAGTCGATGGTGAATGCTGTCGACCGCGCCATCCGGGAGGCTAACCTGGGCCTCAATCCGATCATCGACGGCCAGAATCTGCGCATCCCGCTGCCGGAACTGAACGAGGAGCGTCGTCGTTCGCTCGTCAAGCTCGCACACGACTATTCGGAAAAGGGCAAGGTTGCGATTCGTCACGTGCGCCGCGACGGTATGGACGACCTGAAAAAAGCCGAGAAGGATGGCGATATCGGTCAGGACATCAGCCGCAGCCAATCCGAAAAGGTCCAAAAAATGACGGATGAGATGATTTCCGAGGTCGACCGCTTGCTTGCTGAGAAGGAAAAGGAAATCATGCAGGTCTAG
- the pyrH gene encoding UMP kinase: protein MSANPIYKRVLLKASGEALMGSQGFGIDVAVADRIASDIAEARALGVEVGVVVGGGNIFRGVAVASKGGDRVTGDHMGMLATVINALALATSLRKLDIDTVVLSAIAMPEICESFSQRATLSHLAQGRVVIFAGGTGNPFFTTDSAAALRAAEIGAEAIFKGTQVDGIYSADPKKFPDATRYDSLTHNEVLVKGLAVMDIAAVALARENSIPIVVFSIHEKGGFAQILTGGGRGTIVSDN, encoded by the coding sequence ATGTCCGCCAATCCCATCTACAAGCGCGTTTTGCTGAAAGCATCCGGTGAGGCGTTGATGGGCTCGCAAGGGTTCGGCATCGACGTCGCGGTCGCCGATCGTATCGCCTCAGATATCGCCGAAGCGCGTGCGCTTGGCGTCGAGGTGGGCGTTGTGGTCGGTGGTGGCAATATCTTTCGTGGTGTCGCTGTTGCTTCCAAGGGGGGCGATCGCGTCACGGGCGATCACATGGGCATGCTCGCCACCGTCATCAACGCGCTTGCGCTTGCGACCTCGCTGCGCAAACTCGACATCGATACGGTCGTTCTCTCAGCCATCGCGATGCCGGAAATCTGCGAGAGCTTTTCCCAGCGTGCCACGCTGTCTCATCTGGCGCAGGGCCGGGTTGTGATTTTCGCAGGCGGTACCGGCAATCCATTCTTTACGACGGACTCGGCCGCAGCGCTGCGCGCTGCCGAAATTGGCGCCGAAGCGATCTTCAAGGGCACTCAGGTGGACGGGATCTATTCGGCCGATCCAAAGAAGTTCCCCGATGCCACGCGCTACGACAGCCTGACGCACAACGAAGTGCTCGTGAAGGGGCTTGCGGTAATGGACATTGCGGCAGTCGCGCTCGCTCGCGAGAATTCGATCCCGATCGTCGTCTTCTCGATCCACGAGAAGGGGGGATTTGCGCAAATATTGACCGGCGGCGGCCGTGGGACCATCGTATCCGACAACTGA
- the tsf gene encoding translation elongation factor Ts, whose translation MEITAAMVKELREKSGAGMMDCKKALAETNGDMEAAIDWLRAKGIAKADKKSGRTAAEGLIGIVSGGVKAVAVEVNSETDFVARNEAFQELVRGIANVALTTDGSVEAIAKATYPATGKSVDESIKDAIATIGENMTLRRSALLKVEDGVVATYIHNAAGDGIGKLGVLVALKSVGDKEVLTSIGRQVAMHIAATNPLAIRAEEVDPAVAERERNVFIEQSRASGKPDNIIEKMVDGRMRKFFEEVALLSQAFVINPEITVGQAIKDAEKLAGAPIEVTGMARLLLGEGVEKEESDFAAEVAAAAKG comes from the coding sequence ATGGAAATCACTGCAGCAATGGTGAAGGAACTGCGCGAGAAGTCCGGCGCAGGCATGATGGATTGCAAGAAGGCACTTGCAGAAACGAACGGCGACATGGAAGCAGCGATCGACTGGCTGCGCGCCAAGGGCATTGCCAAGGCTGACAAGAAATCGGGCCGCACCGCAGCTGAGGGCCTGATCGGCATCGTCAGTGGCGGCGTCAAGGCCGTTGCCGTCGAGGTCAACTCCGAGACCGACTTTGTTGCTCGTAACGAAGCCTTCCAGGAACTGGTACGCGGCATTGCCAACGTTGCGCTCACCACCGACGGCAGCGTCGAAGCCATTGCCAAGGCGACCTACCCGGCCACCGGCAAGTCTGTCGATGAGTCGATCAAGGACGCGATCGCCACGATCGGCGAGAACATGACGCTGCGTCGTTCGGCGTTGCTCAAGGTCGAAGATGGCGTAGTTGCCACCTACATCCACAATGCTGCCGGCGACGGCATCGGCAAGCTGGGCGTTCTTGTCGCGCTGAAGTCGGTTGGTGACAAGGAAGTGCTTACGTCGATCGGCCGCCAGGTTGCCATGCATATCGCCGCGACGAATCCGCTCGCGATCCGCGCCGAGGAAGTCGATCCTGCCGTCGCCGAACGCGAACGCAACGTCTTCATCGAGCAGTCCCGCGCTTCCGGCAAGCCGGACAACATCATCGAGAAGATGGTCGATGGCCGCATGCGCAAGTTTTTCGAAGAAGTTGCCTTGCTCTCGCAGGCCTTCGTCATCAACCCGGAAATCACCGTTGGTCAGGCGATCAAGGATGCGGAAAAGCTCGCCGGCGCGCCGATCGAGGTAACCGGCATGGCCCGGCTCCTGCTCGGCGAAGGCGTCGAGAAGGAAGAATCGGACTTCGCAGCGGAAGTGGCAGCTGCCGCCAAGGGCTGA
- the rpsB gene encoding 30S ribosomal protein S2 — MALPDFSMRQLLEAGVHFGHQTHRWNPKMKPYIFGDRSNVHIIDLAQTVPLLHRALQVVSDTVAGGGRVLFVGTKRQASEIIADAAKRSAQYYVNARWLGGMLTNWKTISNSIQRLRKLDEILASEASGFTKKERLNLEREREKLDKALGGIKDMGGTPDLMFIIDTNKESIAIQEAKRLGIPVVAIIDSNCDPDPIDYPIPGNDDASRAIALYCDLIARAAIDGIARQQSSSGRDLGASAEVPVEPALDDAEA, encoded by the coding sequence ATGGCATTGCCCGATTTCAGCATGCGCCAGCTTCTGGAAGCTGGTGTTCACTTCGGCCACCAGACCCACCGCTGGAACCCGAAGATGAAGCCGTACATCTTCGGCGATCGCAGCAACGTTCACATCATCGACCTCGCGCAGACCGTTCCGCTTCTGCATCGCGCGCTGCAGGTTGTCAGCGACACGGTTGCTGGCGGCGGCCGGGTTCTCTTCGTCGGCACGAAGCGCCAGGCATCGGAAATCATCGCTGACGCCGCCAAGCGTTCGGCTCAGTACTACGTCAATGCCCGCTGGCTCGGCGGCATGCTGACGAACTGGAAGACGATCTCCAACTCGATTCAGCGCCTGCGTAAGCTCGACGAAATCCTCGCTTCGGAAGCCTCGGGCTTCACGAAGAAGGAGCGCCTGAACCTCGAGCGCGAGCGTGAGAAGCTGGACAAGGCACTCGGTGGCATCAAGGACATGGGCGGCACGCCAGACCTGATGTTCATCATCGACACGAACAAGGAATCGATCGCGATCCAGGAAGCCAAGCGTCTTGGTATCCCGGTTGTCGCCATCATCGACTCGAACTGCGATCCGGACCCGATCGACTATCCGATCCCGGGCAACGACGACGCTTCGCGCGCCATCGCTCTCTACTGCGACCTGATCGCCCGTGCTGCTATCGACGGCATCGCGCGTCAGCAGAGCTCTTCGGGTCGTGACCTGGGCGCCTCGGCCGAGGTTCCGGTCGAGCCGGCTCTGGACGACGCCGAAGCCTGA
- a CDS encoding cell envelope integrity EipB family protein, whose product MFRSSFVSVASVATCLVVLPLGSISAAAPIGLAPHRAVYDLQLKDASERSGIAGMYGRMVYEFNGNACEGYTVSFRFVTQVNTGEETRLTDQQTTTYEDLKNRSFRFLTRSFTDEKLDKEVRGNAHDDKSGVNVELTSPDTRAVDLADSVFPTEHMLAVIDRARKGEKFFEARIFDGSDSGDKTLMTTTILGKKEMPEAGDPDAAKAGSFAKQEYWPVTIAYYNDDNTGDALPVYRMSFKLYENGITRDLTMDYGDFVLTGKLANLEVFKAPECK is encoded by the coding sequence ATGTTTCGCTCAAGCTTTGTATCGGTAGCGTCCGTGGCGACCTGTCTCGTGGTACTGCCGCTTGGTTCTATCTCGGCGGCCGCGCCAATCGGACTTGCGCCGCATCGCGCCGTCTACGACTTGCAGCTCAAGGATGCGTCTGAGCGATCTGGCATCGCCGGGATGTATGGTCGCATGGTGTATGAATTCAATGGCAATGCCTGTGAGGGCTATACCGTCAGCTTCCGCTTCGTCACCCAGGTCAATACCGGCGAGGAAACCAGGCTTACAGACCAGCAGACGACGACCTACGAAGACCTGAAGAATCGCAGTTTCCGCTTCCTGACGCGCTCCTTCACGGACGAAAAGCTGGACAAGGAAGTGCGGGGTAACGCCCACGACGACAAGAGTGGCGTCAATGTCGAACTGACGTCGCCGGATACGCGTGCGGTTGATCTTGCAGACAGCGTGTTCCCCACAGAGCACATGCTCGCGGTGATCGATCGGGCAAGGAAGGGCGAGAAGTTCTTCGAGGCTCGGATCTTCGATGGTTCGGATTCTGGCGACAAAACGTTGATGACGACCACAATTCTCGGCAAGAAGGAGATGCCCGAAGCCGGCGATCCCGATGCCGCCAAGGCTGGATCCTTTGCTAAGCAGGAATACTGGCCGGTCACGATCGCCTACTACAACGATGACAATACTGGCGACGCGCTGCCGGTCTACCGGATGTCGTTCAAGCTCTACGAGAACGGCATCACCCGGGACCTGACCATGGACTATGGCGACTTCGTCCTCACCGGGAAGCTGGCAAATCTGGAAGTTTTCAAGGCGCCGGAGTGCAAGTAG
- a CDS encoding RidA family protein, whose product MSAEIENRVKELGYTIPTAAAPAANYVPYVISGSILHISGQLPIADGKIAVTGHLGKEVDVATGQKAAELCAVNLLAQAKAALGDLSRIKRIIKINGFVASVPTFVEQHLVINGASNLLVGALGEPGKHARAAVGMAALPLNAAVEIDAIMEIA is encoded by the coding sequence ATGTCCGCTGAAATCGAAAATCGGGTCAAGGAACTGGGCTACACAATTCCGACCGCGGCCGCGCCGGCCGCCAACTATGTTCCCTATGTCATCAGCGGATCAATTCTGCATATCTCCGGCCAACTGCCGATTGCCGACGGTAAGATTGCCGTCACCGGCCACCTTGGCAAGGAGGTCGACGTCGCGACCGGCCAGAAGGCAGCCGAACTTTGCGCCGTCAATCTCCTTGCCCAGGCCAAAGCCGCACTCGGCGACCTTTCACGCATCAAGCGTATTATAAAGATCAATGGCTTCGTGGCATCCGTTCCCACTTTCGTTGAGCAGCATCTGGTCATCAACGGCGCCTCCAACCTGCTGGTCGGCGCGCTCGGGGAGCCGGGCAAGCATGCACGCGCCGCTGTCGGCATGGCCGCCCTGCCGTTGAATGCCGCCGTCGAGATCGACGCGATCATGGAAATAGCCTGA
- a CDS encoding glycerophosphodiester phosphodiesterase, protein MPSKDLSWLTAQPIAHRGFHDMNHAIWENTLSAFARAIDAGFAIECDLQYAADGVPVVFHDDDLQRVCSIPGDVRAKTSVELGMLSVGGTTDKVPTLTQLLKLANGRVPLVIELKGRKDDDEGFVDSVLEAIEDYNGPIALMSFDHWLLKDLKALDVPRPIGLTAEGADPETFFVHEEAMQLGLDFISYHYGHLPNPFITNERKAGVTVITWTVSNQEGIDKTRAEADQMTFEGFDPRETLVA, encoded by the coding sequence ATGCCGTCCAAGGATCTTTCCTGGCTGACTGCGCAACCGATTGCGCATCGCGGCTTCCACGACATGAACCACGCCATTTGGGAAAATACGCTTTCGGCCTTTGCCCGGGCCATTGATGCGGGTTTTGCGATCGAGTGCGATCTGCAATATGCCGCGGACGGCGTTCCTGTTGTCTTTCATGACGACGACTTGCAGCGTGTTTGCTCGATCCCCGGCGATGTCCGCGCGAAGACATCGGTGGAGCTCGGCATGCTTTCGGTGGGAGGCACCACCGACAAGGTGCCAACGCTCACGCAGCTTCTCAAGCTCGCCAACGGACGCGTTCCCCTCGTCATCGAATTGAAGGGCCGCAAAGATGACGATGAGGGCTTTGTCGATAGCGTGCTTGAGGCGATCGAGGACTACAATGGCCCGATCGCGCTGATGAGTTTCGATCACTGGCTTCTGAAGGACCTGAAGGCGCTCGACGTTCCCCGTCCCATAGGACTGACTGCGGAGGGGGCCGACCCGGAAACCTTCTTCGTACACGAGGAGGCCATGCAACTCGGACTGGACTTCATCTCGTACCATTACGGCCACCTCCCCAATCCCTTCATCACAAACGAGCGCAAGGCAGGCGTTACGGTGATTACCTGGACCGTTAGTAACCAGGAAGGGATCGACAAGACCCGCGCCGAGGCTGACCAAATGACTTTCGAGGGCTTTGATCCGCGGGAAACTTTGGTCGCCTGA
- a CDS encoding GNAT family N-acetyltransferase has product MAESYRIRVVQRFADIPAEHWSRLAGASRSQPSTVYNPFVSHAFLSALEESGSATADTGWLGQHLLLEQGNGTLLGAMPAYLKNHSQGEYVFDHGWAEAFARAGGRYYPKLQASIPFTPATGPRLLHRHGDDPAPVRQALAAGIKELTRRHDISSAHITFLPEDELPALEDAGFLHRTDQQFHFLNTGYASHDAFLQTLASRKRKALKRERRTALENGIAIDWLTGSDLTESIWDQFFAFYMDTGGRKWGRPYLTRRFYSLIGQRMADDILLVMAKRNGRYIAGAINFIGGETLFGRHWGCIEDHPFLHFEVCYHQAIDFAIANRLKRVEAGAQGEHKLARGYMPITTHSAHYIAHPGLRRAVADYLDRERRDVAETGEWLSEHGPFRKVDNNSSNNQ; this is encoded by the coding sequence ATGGCTGAGAGTTACCGGATACGCGTCGTCCAGCGTTTTGCCGACATTCCGGCGGAACACTGGTCGCGCCTTGCCGGCGCATCTCGTAGCCAACCGAGCACGGTCTACAATCCCTTCGTCAGCCATGCGTTCCTTTCCGCGCTGGAAGAGTCCGGATCGGCTACGGCGGACACGGGATGGCTCGGTCAACACCTGCTGCTAGAACAGGGGAATGGCACGCTTCTCGGAGCAATGCCGGCCTACCTCAAGAACCACAGCCAAGGCGAATATGTATTCGACCATGGCTGGGCAGAAGCGTTTGCGAGGGCCGGCGGGCGCTACTATCCGAAGCTACAGGCTTCCATTCCTTTCACGCCCGCAACGGGTCCGCGGCTGCTGCATCGCCACGGAGACGACCCTGCGCCTGTCCGGCAGGCGCTCGCCGCCGGCATCAAGGAACTGACGCGCCGCCACGACATATCGTCCGCACACATTACTTTCTTGCCGGAAGACGAACTTCCCGCGCTCGAGGATGCGGGATTTCTCCACCGCACCGATCAACAGTTCCATTTTCTCAACACCGGCTATGCTTCGCACGACGCTTTCCTGCAAACGCTCGCGTCCCGCAAGCGCAAGGCGCTAAAGAGGGAACGGCGCACCGCGCTGGAGAACGGTATCGCAATTGACTGGCTGACGGGAAGCGATCTGACGGAAAGCATCTGGGACCAGTTCTTTGCCTTCTACATGGATACGGGCGGGCGCAAATGGGGTCGCCCCTATCTGACACGCCGCTTCTATTCGCTGATCGGCCAGCGCATGGCCGATGACATCCTGTTGGTCATGGCGAAACGAAATGGCCGCTACATCGCCGGCGCCATCAACTTCATCGGCGGAGAAACACTCTTCGGTCGTCACTGGGGTTGCATCGAGGATCATCCCTTCCTGCATTTCGAAGTCTGCTACCACCAAGCCATCGACTTCGCGATCGCCAATAGGCTGAAACGCGTCGAGGCAGGCGCCCAGGGCGAACACAAGCTCGCACGCGGCTACATGCCGATCACAACACACTCGGCGCACTACATAGCCCATCCGGGGCTGCGTCGCGCCGTGGCAGACTATCTCGATCGCGAGCGCCGGGACGTCGCCGAAACCGGCGAATGGCTCTCCGAACATGGCCCCTTTCGCAAGGTTGACAATAATTCCAGCAACAACCAATGA
- a CDS encoding HIT family protein: MTAYDPGNIFAKILRGEIPSHKIYEDEDTFAFMDVMPQGTGHTLVIPKTPSRNILDADPATLAKLIPVVQKIAVAAKDAFEADGVTVIQFNEPASGQTIYHLHFHVIPRFEGVPLRPHSGSMEDQGVLSANAQKMRDALAT; this comes from the coding sequence ATGACCGCCTACGATCCCGGGAACATCTTCGCCAAGATCCTCCGCGGCGAAATACCCTCACACAAGATCTATGAAGACGAAGACACGTTCGCTTTCATGGATGTCATGCCGCAGGGGACCGGCCATACCCTGGTGATCCCGAAGACGCCTTCCCGCAACATTCTCGATGCCGATCCGGCGACGCTCGCTAAGCTCATACCGGTCGTGCAGAAGATCGCGGTTGCGGCAAAAGACGCCTTCGAGGCCGATGGTGTCACGGTGATTCAGTTCAACGAGCCGGCTTCCGGCCAGACGATCTACCACCTGCATTTCCACGTGATTCCGCGCTTCGAGGGCGTGCCGCTCAGGCCGCATTCGGGCTCGATGGAGGATCAGGGCGTCCTTTCGGCCAATGCGCAAAAAATGCGCGACGCTTTGGCGACGTAG
- a CDS encoding AzlD domain-containing protein, which yields MAPEADKERRMSFDGVWPYIFIAVAGWLATDIWRWLGVLAGNRLDEKSEILTWVKAVATALVAAVIAKLIVYPTGELEASPLWLRLAAIGVGALAFFASGRKQILGIVAAMVFLAGGLYVLGR from the coding sequence ATGGCGCCTGAAGCGGACAAGGAGCGCCGCATGAGTTTCGACGGCGTTTGGCCCTATATCTTCATCGCCGTCGCCGGCTGGCTTGCGACCGACATCTGGCGTTGGCTTGGCGTTCTGGCGGGCAACAGGCTCGATGAAAAATCGGAGATCCTGACTTGGGTCAAGGCTGTTGCCACAGCCCTTGTCGCGGCAGTTATTGCCAAGTTGATCGTCTATCCGACTGGCGAGTTGGAAGCGTCGCCATTGTGGTTGAGGCTGGCGGCCATCGGCGTTGGCGCGTTGGCGTTCTTTGCGAGCGGCCGGAAACAGATCCTCGGCATCGTCGCAGCGATGGTTTTCCTCGCTGGAGGATTGTACGTTCTCGGCAGGTGA
- a CDS encoding AzlC family ABC transporter permease: MSAEAELSEKPNRYWFIQGMRGLFSVPAIILMLSFVGFAAFTAEAGVPVGQVMFMTGIVWALPAKVILVGSMLSGANLAAAFIAVTLSSVRMMPMVASLIPELRSRKTPTWVLLVLSHFVAITAWVFAMERISAVPRDRRVAFFAGFGTTLTTVNILLVGVAYGLVTKFPPIVSGCLFFLTPVYFLTSICVSARHRVIYWALGTGLVLGVVFREIAPEFDILLAGLVGGTIAWAGERQWRLKRTRSAA, from the coding sequence ATGAGTGCCGAGGCTGAACTGAGTGAAAAGCCGAACCGTTACTGGTTCATTCAGGGAATGCGCGGCCTCTTCAGCGTTCCCGCGATCATCCTGATGCTTTCTTTCGTTGGTTTCGCCGCCTTTACGGCGGAAGCAGGCGTCCCCGTCGGGCAGGTCATGTTCATGACCGGTATCGTCTGGGCGTTGCCGGCCAAGGTGATCCTTGTCGGCAGTATGCTTTCGGGCGCCAATCTCGCGGCCGCCTTCATCGCAGTGACGCTTTCCTCGGTGCGGATGATGCCGATGGTGGCCTCTCTCATCCCCGAGTTACGCTCGCGCAAGACGCCGACCTGGGTTCTGCTCGTGCTGTCGCATTTCGTCGCGATCACCGCCTGGGTCTTTGCCATGGAGCGCATCTCCGCAGTGCCACGTGACAGGCGGGTCGCCTTCTTTGCCGGCTTCGGCACGACACTGACGACGGTGAACATCCTGCTCGTTGGCGTCGCCTACGGGCTGGTGACAAAGTTTCCACCGATTGTTTCCGGCTGCCTGTTTTTTCTTACTCCGGTCTACTTCCTTACCTCAATCTGTGTTTCCGCCCGCCACCGCGTCATCTATTGGGCGCTGGGAACCGGCCTGGTGCTCGGCGTCGTCTTTCGCGAGATCGCGCCGGAATTCGACATTCTGCTGGCCGGGCTGGTCGGCGGAACGATCGCCTGGGCGGGCGAGCGGCAATGGCGCCTGAAGCGGACAAGGAGCGCCGCATGA